The following are encoded together in the Streptomyces rapamycinicus NRRL 5491 genome:
- a CDS encoding NYN domain-containing protein, translating into MDRCVVLVDAGYLLGAAASLLAGEPARSRISVDHATLIQGLRERAEAETERPLLRIYWFDGAPDRVPQPEHRRLRVMPRVTVRLGALTRSDGRWAQKGVDAAMHAELTELARNRACSDIVLVTGDGDLLPGLMSAKEHGVAVHLWAVQAADGDYNQSEDLVAEADERRVLDRAWITRAVRAKELPGPCAPVSEPRPEIAAILSAPLPETAAAAAAAAAAAAAPGAAEAAPGRNGAARPGTDVTGPAAAPGRPAATAAEAGADAAAGAAAKGVPTPKDLADLGRGPAGPAGPGGQGDRQPAGATLRWSSDKGWIDRGPGSAGVGEPPETANLPMLAQLTSAEQRWADREEDITAVSGDPFEVGQVFARRWTDRLADSVHLQQLSTEYPRIPHRIDGELLRYAARFGLLAHKDDQIDEHDRYAIRAGFWREIDLRSAAEHAQTGG; encoded by the coding sequence GTGGACCGCTGCGTCGTCCTGGTGGACGCCGGGTACCTGCTGGGCGCCGCCGCGAGCCTGCTGGCCGGAGAGCCCGCCCGATCGCGTATTTCCGTCGACCACGCGACCCTCATCCAGGGCCTGCGGGAGCGGGCCGAGGCCGAGACCGAGCGCCCGCTGCTGCGGATCTACTGGTTCGACGGCGCCCCCGACCGCGTACCCCAGCCCGAGCACCGGCGGCTGCGGGTGATGCCCCGGGTGACCGTGCGGCTCGGCGCGCTCACCCGCAGCGACGGCCGCTGGGCCCAGAAGGGCGTGGACGCCGCCATGCACGCCGAGCTCACCGAGCTCGCCCGCAACCGGGCCTGCTCCGACATCGTCCTCGTCACCGGCGACGGGGATCTGCTGCCCGGGCTGATGTCGGCCAAGGAGCACGGCGTCGCCGTCCACCTCTGGGCAGTACAGGCCGCCGACGGCGACTACAACCAGTCCGAGGACCTCGTGGCCGAGGCCGATGAGCGCCGTGTCCTGGACCGCGCCTGGATCACCCGGGCGGTGCGCGCCAAGGAGCTTCCCGGGCCCTGTGCGCCCGTCTCCGAGCCGCGCCCGGAGATCGCGGCCATTCTCTCCGCCCCGCTGCCGGAGACCGCCGCGGCTGCCGCTGCCGCTGCCGCCGCGGCGGCAGCGCCCGGCGCGGCGGAGGCGGCACCCGGCCGCAACGGCGCCGCCCGGCCCGGCACCGATGTGACCGGCCCGGCCGCCGCCCCCGGCCGTCCCGCCGCCACGGCCGCCGAGGCGGGTGCGGACGCCGCGGCAGGGGCCGCGGCCAAGGGCGTGCCCACCCCCAAGGACCTCGCCGACCTCGGCCGCGGCCCCGCTGGCCCCGCCGGGCCCGGCGGCCAGGGGGACCGGCAGCCGGCCGGTGCCACGCTGCGCTGGTCCTCCGACAAGGGCTGGATCGACCGGGGCCCCGGCTCCGCCGGGGTGGGGGAGCCGCCGGAGACCGCCAACCTCCCCATGCTGGCCCAGCTCACCAGCGCCGAACAGCGCTGGGCCGACCGCGAGGAGGACATCACCGCGGTCAGCGGAGACCCGTTCGAGGTCGGCCAGGTCTTCGCCCGCCGCTGGACCGACCGGCTCGCCGATTCGGTCCACCTCCAGCAGCTCTCCACGGAGTACCCCCGCATCCCGCACCGCATCGACGGTGAACTACTGCGCTACGCGGCCCGCTTCGGGCTGCTGGCCCACAAGGACGATCAGATCGACGAGCACGACCGCTATGCGATCCGGGCGGGCTTCTGGCGCGAGATCGACCTCCGCTCGGCGGCGGAACACGCCCAGACCGGCGGCTAG
- a CDS encoding ABC transporter permease, translated as MPAPLAARARLFPALVAVYRAQLSRARVARIPLLFVATFQSIGIMILMRGVVDGGSEARSVVAGSSVLVVAFVALNLLAQYFGQLRASGGLDHYATLPVPPSAVVLGAAAAYASFTVPGTAVTAVMGSVLFQLPMTNLWILLAVIPLSGAALAGLGAALGLLAPRQELATLCGQLGMSAALLLGVLPAARMPQVVSYARDLLPSTYGVEALARSFDGQPDWWVVCADLGVCAGVAVVSLAAATWAYRRAAVR; from the coding sequence ATGCCCGCGCCGCTGGCGGCCCGGGCGCGGCTCTTCCCCGCGCTCGTCGCGGTCTACCGCGCCCAGCTCTCACGGGCCCGGGTGGCCCGGATACCGCTGCTCTTCGTGGCCACCTTCCAGTCCATCGGGATCATGATCCTGATGCGCGGGGTGGTGGACGGCGGAAGCGAGGCGCGATCGGTGGTGGCCGGATCGAGCGTGCTGGTCGTCGCCTTCGTGGCGCTCAACCTGCTCGCGCAGTACTTCGGCCAGCTGCGGGCCAGCGGCGGGCTCGACCACTACGCGACCCTGCCGGTGCCGCCCTCGGCCGTGGTGCTCGGGGCGGCCGCCGCGTACGCCTCGTTCACCGTGCCCGGGACCGCCGTCACCGCCGTGATGGGCAGTGTGCTCTTCCAACTGCCCATGACCAACCTGTGGATCCTCCTCGCCGTGATCCCCCTGTCCGGCGCCGCCCTCGCCGGACTCGGCGCCGCGCTGGGGCTGCTCGCCCCGCGTCAGGAACTCGCCACGCTGTGCGGGCAGTTGGGGATGTCCGCCGCGCTGCTGCTCGGCGTGCTGCCCGCGGCCCGGATGCCGCAGGTGGTGTCGTACGCGCGCGATCTGCTGCCGTCGACGTACGGTGTGGAGGCCCTGGCCCGGTCCTTCGACGGGCAGCCCGACTGGTGGGTGGTCTGCGCCGACCTCGGGGTGTGCGCCGGGGTGGCCGTGGTGTCCCTCGCCGCCGCGACCTGGGCCTATCGGCGGGCGGCGGTGCGGTGA
- a CDS encoding magnesium transporter has protein sequence MTAPLTPHDQHSPHDEPAEGRPPSPEQPAGDSAAPYPTGYPAHPGQASGYPEHAEHSEHAEHSDEHAEFSGHSEPGPELRAELVQASLVAIAVAVAGVLLGLLWLWLAPKVPLVSDGSAVYLKNSEGEDAVGADGMFTLLGLAFGAVSAIIVFLLFRHGGIALVVGLAIGGVLASVIAWRLGVWLGPTSDVVAHAKSAGKGVTFDGPLKLGAKGALLAWSVAAMVIHLALTGLFGPRDPEPALPPPATPGAR, from the coding sequence GTGACCGCACCGTTGACGCCACATGATCAGCACTCGCCGCACGACGAGCCCGCCGAGGGCCGGCCGCCGTCCCCCGAGCAGCCCGCCGGGGACTCCGCCGCGCCGTACCCCACCGGGTATCCCGCGCATCCGGGGCAGGCTTCGGGGTATCCGGAGCACGCCGAACACTCCGAGCACGCTGAGCACTCCGATGAGCACGCCGAGTTCTCCGGGCACTCCGAGCCCGGGCCCGAATTGCGTGCCGAACTGGTGCAGGCGTCGCTGGTCGCCATCGCGGTGGCTGTCGCGGGCGTGCTTCTCGGGCTGCTGTGGCTGTGGTTGGCGCCGAAGGTTCCCCTGGTCTCGGACGGTTCCGCCGTCTATCTGAAGAACTCGGAAGGGGAGGACGCGGTCGGCGCGGACGGGATGTTCACGCTGCTCGGGCTCGCCTTCGGCGCCGTCTCGGCCATCATCGTCTTTCTGCTGTTCCGCCACGGCGGTATCGCGCTGGTGGTCGGTCTGGCGATCGGCGGGGTGCTCGCCTCGGTGATCGCCTGGCGGCTCGGCGTATGGCTGGGGCCCACCTCGGACGTCGTGGCGCATGCCAAGTCGGCCGGTAAGGGCGTCACCTTCGACGGACCGCTCAAGCTGGGCGCCAAGGGTGCGCTGCTGGCGTGGTCGGTGGCGGCGATGGTGATCCACCTGGCGCTGACCGGGCTCTTCGGCCCGAGGGACCCGGAGCCCGCCCTGCCGCCTCCGGCGACGCCGGGAGCGCGCTGA
- a CDS encoding ABC transporter ATP-binding protein: MRTGAKQATSGDVVCTVRGLVKTYPAARGRRGAPGTPAVRASDGIDLDVVRGEVFGLLGPNGAGKSTLVRQLTGLLRPDEGQVRVLGHDLVRHPERAARLLGYLGQDSTALDELTVGLAAETTARLRGLDTRAARAERDAVIEELGLGEVAGRPLKKLSGGQRRLACVAAALVGERPLLVLDEPTSGMDPVARRAVWAAVDRRRAERGVTVVLVTHNVIEAETVLDRVAVLDRGRVIACDTPAGLKALVADEVRLELVWRTEPPLEVPEVAALWKSAGAARAAGGASGRRWTLRLPPDDARAAIATVTGGPAFAALDDFTLATPSLEDVYIALGGRAEGAEGLVRA, translated from the coding sequence GTGAGGACGGGCGCGAAACAGGCGACGAGTGGCGATGTGGTGTGCACCGTGCGCGGCCTGGTCAAGACCTATCCCGCGGCGCGCGGCCGACGCGGGGCGCCCGGTACGCCCGCCGTCCGGGCCAGCGACGGCATCGACCTCGATGTGGTGCGCGGCGAGGTCTTCGGGCTGCTCGGGCCCAACGGCGCGGGCAAGTCCACCCTCGTACGGCAGCTCACCGGCCTGTTGCGGCCCGACGAGGGCCAGGTGCGGGTGCTCGGCCACGATCTCGTACGCCACCCCGAGCGGGCCGCCCGGCTGCTGGGCTATCTCGGCCAGGACTCGACCGCGCTGGACGAGCTGACCGTCGGCCTGGCCGCCGAGACCACCGCGCGGCTGCGCGGTCTGGATACCCGCGCGGCCCGCGCCGAGCGCGACGCGGTGATCGAGGAGCTGGGGCTCGGCGAGGTCGCCGGGCGGCCGCTGAAGAAGCTTTCCGGGGGTCAGCGGCGGCTGGCCTGCGTCGCCGCCGCGCTGGTGGGGGAGCGGCCGCTGCTGGTGCTGGACGAGCCCACCAGCGGGATGGACCCCGTGGCCCGGCGCGCCGTATGGGCGGCCGTGGACCGGCGGCGGGCCGAGCGGGGGGTGACGGTGGTGCTGGTCACCCACAATGTGATCGAGGCGGAGACGGTGCTGGACCGGGTCGCCGTGCTGGACCGCGGCCGGGTCATCGCCTGCGACACGCCCGCCGGGCTCAAGGCTCTGGTGGCCGACGAGGTGCGGCTGGAACTGGTGTGGCGCACCGAGCCGCCGCTGGAGGTGCCCGAGGTCGCCGCCCTGTGGAAATCCGCCGGGGCGGCCCGGGCCGCCGGCGGCGCCTCCGGGCGGCGCTGGACGCTCCGGCTGCCGCCGGACGACGCGCGCGCCGCCATCGCCACCGTGACCGGCGGCCCCGCCTTCGCCGCGCTGGACGATTTCACCTTGGCCACGCCGAGCCTGGAGGATGTGTACATCGCCCTGGGGGGCCGTGCCGAGGGCGCGGAGGGGCTGGTGAGGGCGTGA
- the dnaE gene encoding DNA polymerase III subunit alpha produces MTKPPFTHLHVHTQYSLLDGAARLKDMFNACNEMGMTHIAMTDHGNLHGAYDFYQQATGAGITPIIGIEAYVAPESRRYKRRVQWGQPHQKRDDVSGSGGYTHKTIWASNKTGLHNLFRLSSDAYMEGYFVKWPRMDKETIAQWSEGLIASTGCPSGELQTRLRLGQFDEALKAASEYQDIFGKERYFLELMDHGIEIERRVRDGLLEIGKKLDIPPLVTNDSHYTYSRESVAHDALLCVQTGKNLSDPDRFRFDGTGYYLKSTDEMYAIDSSDAWQEGCRNTLLVAEQIDNDGWFEKRDLMPRFDVPEGYTEVTWFQEEVHKGMARRFPGGVPEDRQKLAEYEMDVIIQMGFPGYFLVVADFIMWAKNNGIAVGPGRGSAAGSIVSYAMGITDLDPVEHGLIFERFLNPERVSMPDVDIDFDERRRGEVIRYVTEKYGADKVAQIGTYGTIKAKNAIKDSARVLGYPYAMGDRITKAMPADVLGKGIPLSGITDEKHPRYSEAGEVRGMYENEPDVKKVIDTARGIEGLVRQMGVHAAGVIMSSETVTDHVPVFSPKNDGQVVTQWDYPTCESLGLLKMDFLGLRNLTIMDDAVKMVRANKGVDLKMLDLSLDDPKTFELLCRGDTLGVFQFDGGPMRSLLRMMKPDHFEDISAVSALYRPGPMGMNSHINYALRKNGQQEITPIHPELEEPLKEVLGITYGLIVYQEQVQKAAQVLAGYSLGQADLLRRAMGKKKQEVLDKEFVPFQKGCRERGYSDEAIQAVWDVLVPFAGYAFNKAHSSAYGLVTYWTAYLKANYPAEYMAALLTSVRDDKDKSAVYLNECRRMGIKVLPPNVNESEANFTAQGDDVILFGLTAVRNVGQNVVEAIIRGRKAKGKYTSFPDYLDKVEAVVCNKRTTESLIKAGAFDEMGHTRKGLTAHYEALIDNVVAVKRKEAEGQFDLFGGMGGDSGDGDGPGFGLDVEFADVEWDKSYLLAQEREMLGLYVSDHPLFGIEHVLNEKADAAISALTGGEHADGAIVTIGGIISGLQRKMTKQGNAWAIATVEDLAGSIECMFFPATYQLVSTQLIEDVVVFVKGRLDKREDVPRLVAMELMVPDLSEAGANAPVTITIPTVKVTPPLVEKLSEVLTHHRGSTEVRIKLQGARKTTVLRLDRHRVTADPALFGDLKVLLGASCLAG; encoded by the coding sequence GTGACCAAGCCGCCCTTCACGCACCTGCATGTCCATACCCAGTACTCGCTGCTGGACGGTGCGGCGCGGCTCAAGGACATGTTCAACGCGTGCAATGAGATGGGCATGACCCACATCGCCATGACCGACCATGGCAACCTCCACGGCGCGTACGACTTCTATCAGCAGGCGACGGGCGCGGGGATCACCCCGATCATCGGCATCGAGGCGTATGTGGCCCCCGAGTCGCGGCGCTACAAGCGACGGGTGCAGTGGGGCCAGCCGCACCAGAAGCGCGATGACGTCTCCGGTTCCGGTGGTTACACCCACAAGACCATCTGGGCGTCGAACAAGACCGGTCTGCACAATCTCTTCCGGCTCTCCTCGGACGCCTATATGGAGGGCTACTTCGTCAAGTGGCCGCGGATGGACAAGGAGACCATCGCCCAGTGGTCCGAGGGCCTGATCGCCTCCACCGGCTGCCCCTCCGGCGAGCTCCAGACCCGGCTGCGGCTCGGCCAGTTCGACGAGGCCCTCAAGGCCGCCTCCGAGTACCAGGACATCTTCGGCAAGGAGCGGTACTTCCTGGAGCTGATGGACCACGGCATCGAGATCGAGCGCCGGGTCCGGGACGGGCTGCTGGAGATCGGCAAGAAGCTGGACATCCCGCCGCTGGTCACCAATGACTCGCACTACACCTACTCCCGCGAGTCCGTGGCCCACGACGCGCTGCTGTGCGTCCAGACCGGCAAGAACCTCTCCGACCCGGACCGCTTCCGCTTCGACGGCACCGGCTATTACCTGAAGTCGACCGACGAGATGTACGCCATCGACTCCTCGGACGCCTGGCAGGAGGGGTGCCGCAACACCCTCCTGGTGGCCGAGCAGATCGACAACGACGGCTGGTTCGAGAAGCGCGACCTGATGCCTCGGTTCGACGTGCCCGAGGGCTACACCGAGGTCACCTGGTTCCAGGAGGAGGTCCACAAGGGGATGGCCCGCCGCTTCCCCGGCGGCGTCCCCGAGGACCGCCAGAAGCTGGCCGAGTACGAGATGGACGTCATCATCCAGATGGGGTTCCCGGGCTACTTCCTCGTGGTCGCCGACTTCATCATGTGGGCCAAGAACAACGGCATCGCGGTCGGCCCCGGCCGAGGCTCCGCGGCCGGTTCGATCGTCTCGTACGCGATGGGCATCACCGACCTCGACCCGGTCGAGCACGGGCTGATCTTCGAGCGGTTCCTCAACCCCGAGCGTGTGTCCATGCCCGATGTCGACATCGACTTCGACGAGCGTCGGCGCGGTGAGGTGATCCGGTACGTCACCGAGAAATACGGCGCCGACAAGGTCGCCCAGATCGGCACGTACGGCACCATCAAGGCCAAGAACGCCATCAAGGACTCCGCCCGGGTGCTCGGCTATCCGTACGCGATGGGCGACCGCATCACCAAGGCCATGCCCGCCGACGTCCTCGGCAAGGGCATCCCGCTCTCCGGCATCACCGACGAGAAGCACCCCCGCTACAGCGAGGCGGGCGAGGTGCGCGGGATGTACGAGAACGAGCCGGATGTGAAGAAGGTCATCGACACCGCGCGCGGAATCGAGGGCCTGGTCCGGCAGATGGGCGTGCACGCGGCCGGCGTGATCATGTCCAGCGAGACGGTCACCGACCATGTGCCCGTCTTCTCGCCGAAGAACGACGGTCAGGTCGTGACCCAGTGGGACTATCCCACTTGTGAGTCGCTCGGCCTGCTGAAGATGGACTTCCTCGGCCTGCGCAACCTCACCATCATGGACGACGCCGTCAAGATGGTGCGCGCCAACAAGGGCGTCGACCTGAAGATGCTCGATCTGTCCCTGGACGACCCCAAGACCTTCGAACTGCTCTGCCGCGGTGACACCCTGGGCGTCTTCCAGTTCGACGGCGGCCCCATGCGCTCCCTGCTGCGCATGATGAAGCCCGACCACTTCGAGGACATTTCCGCCGTCTCGGCCCTCTACCGGCCGGGCCCGATGGGCATGAACTCGCACATCAACTACGCGCTGCGGAAGAACGGCCAGCAGGAGATCACCCCGATCCACCCCGAGCTGGAGGAGCCGCTCAAGGAGGTCCTGGGGATCACCTACGGCCTCATCGTGTACCAGGAGCAGGTGCAGAAGGCCGCCCAGGTGCTCGCGGGCTACTCGCTCGGACAGGCCGACCTGCTCCGCCGCGCGATGGGCAAGAAGAAGCAGGAGGTCCTCGACAAGGAGTTCGTGCCCTTCCAGAAGGGCTGCCGCGAGCGCGGTTACTCCGACGAGGCCATCCAGGCGGTGTGGGACGTCCTGGTCCCGTTCGCCGGATACGCGTTCAACAAGGCGCACTCCTCCGCGTACGGCCTGGTCACCTACTGGACCGCGTACCTCAAGGCCAACTACCCCGCCGAGTACATGGCGGCGCTGCTCACCTCGGTCCGCGACGACAAGGACAAGTCGGCGGTCTACCTGAACGAATGCCGCCGCATGGGCATCAAGGTGCTGCCGCCGAACGTCAATGAGTCCGAGGCCAACTTCACCGCCCAGGGTGATGATGTGATCCTCTTCGGTCTCACGGCGGTCCGTAACGTCGGTCAGAACGTGGTGGAGGCGATCATCCGCGGCCGCAAGGCCAAGGGGAAGTACACCTCGTTCCCGGACTACCTGGACAAGGTCGAGGCGGTCGTCTGCAACAAGCGCACCACCGAATCGCTGATCAAGGCGGGCGCCTTCGACGAGATGGGCCACACCCGTAAGGGGCTCACGGCGCACTACGAAGCCCTGATCGACAATGTGGTCGCGGTGAAGCGCAAGGAGGCCGAGGGGCAGTTCGACCTCTTCGGCGGCATGGGCGGCGACAGCGGGGACGGCGACGGGCCGGGCTTCGGGCTCGACGTCGAGTTCGCGGACGTCGAATGGGACAAGAGCTATCTGCTGGCCCAGGAGCGGGAGATGCTCGGCCTGTATGTCTCCGACCATCCGCTGTTCGGCATCGAGCATGTGCTGAACGAGAAGGCGGACGCCGCGATCTCCGCGCTCACCGGTGGTGAGCACGCGGACGGCGCGATCGTCACCATCGGCGGCATCATCTCCGGTCTCCAGCGCAAGATGACCAAACAGGGCAACGCCTGGGCCATCGCCACCGTGGAGGACCTGGCCGGCTCCATCGAGTGCATGTTCTTCCCGGCCACCTATCAGCTGGTCTCCACCCAGCTGATCGAGGACGTGGTTGTCTTCGTCAAGGGGCGGCTGGACAAGCGCGAGGACGTGCCCCGGCTGGTCGCCATGGAGCTGATGGTCCCCGATCTCTCCGAGGCGGGCGCCAACGCGCCCGTGACGATCACCATTCCCACGGTCAAGGTCACCCCGCCGCTGGTCGAGAAGCTGAGCGAGGTGCTCACCCACCACCGCGGCTCCACCGAGGTGCGGATCAAGCTCCAGGGGGCGCGGAAGACCACCGTGCTGCGGCTCGACCGGCACCGCGTCACCGCCGACCCGGCCCTCTTCGGCGACCTCAAGGTGCTGTTGGGGGCGTCCTGCCTGGCCGGGTGA